A single window of Labrus mixtus chromosome 23, fLabMix1.1, whole genome shotgun sequence DNA harbors:
- the LOC132958471 gene encoding butyrophilin-like protein 8 isoform X1, with translation MQRSLSLLSALILLLLPCNPGSSEDRVKTIRAFAGDPVILPCHTNVSESTVEWSSTVEEGLVPKTVLVFRDGCETHEMKDPAYWYRSSLIMDQLKNGNISLRISNVQLSDAGNYTCKMIRKEDHRNVLIELIVGAVSEPKLSFIPTVGVGVTLQCEASCWFPKPEITFLDDDDNIISAEDPKSELGPRGCFNITRRVTLQTATNRVSCRVHQPDMNQTRVTETFIPDGCMRSCTESILITVLVTVILCGLGLCVVYFFKRFFNSADGQKFPGFGRSSDHTTPRIEEGNCPPGNQAFFSEAPTDHVINVDDMKQSPDAYHDLSPESVDKPEGSTVLAPCVNDLVPTASSAFPSDGTYVSRSNSLSLHSPNRAKPKRRNTISRSSLVKVSEETEELLQDKP, from the exons ATGCAGAGAAGTCTTTCCCTGCTCTCCGCCttgattctgctgctgctgccttgtAACCCCG GATCCTCAGAGGACCGCGTGAAGACCATCCGGGCCTTCGCTGGTGATCCGGTCATTCTGCCTTGCCACACCAATGTCAGCGAGTCAACAGTCGAGTGGTCCTCGACTGTTGAAGAAGGTTTGGTTCCAAAAACGGTCTTGGTGTTCCGCGACGGCTGTGAGACCCACGAGATGAAGGATCCGGCCTACTGGTACAGGAGCAGCCTCATCATGGACCAACTGAAAAACGGGAACATATCCCTGAGGATTTCCAATGTGCAGCTATCGGATGCGGGGAACTACACATGCAAGATGATCCGCAAGGAAGACCACAGGAATGTTCTTATAGAACTCATTGTCG GTGCTGTTTCGGAGCCCAAACTCTCCTTTATCCCAACCGTGGGTGTTGGAGTGACTCTCCAGTGTGAAGCCAGCTGCTGGTTCCCGAAGCCTGAGATAACTTTTCTTGATGACGATGACAACATCATCAGTGCTGAAGATCCAAAAAGTGAGCTTGGCCCCAGAGGATGTTTCAACATCACGAGGAGAGTGACCCTCCAGACCGCCACCAACag AGTCTCCTGCAGAGTTCACCAGCCTGACATGAACCAGACAAGAGTTACAGAGACTTTCATACCAG ATGGCTGCATGAGGTCCTGCACTGAATCCATCCTCATCACTGTTTTAGTAACTGTGATTCTCTGTGGATTAGGTTTATGTGTGGTCTACTTCTTCAAGAGATTCTTTAACTCTG cagATGGACAAAAATTTCCCGGGTTTGGGCGGTCATCAGATCATACAACCCCCAGGATTGAAGAAGGCAACTGTCCCCCAGGAAACCAAGCCTTTTTTTCTGAGGCTCCCACTGATCATGTAATAAACGTGGATGACATGAAGCAGAGTCCTGATGCATACCATGATCTTAGTCCAGAATCTGTCGACAAACCAGAAGGCAGTACCGTTTTAGCACCTTGTGTCAATGATCTGGTACCCACTGCTTCTTCAGCCTTCCCTTCAGATGGAACGTACGTTTCCCGTTCCAACAGCTTGTCTTTGCACAGTCCAAATAGAGCCAAGCCCAAACGTAGAAACACCATCTCGCGCTCAAGTCTTGTTAAGGTATCTGAAGAAACGGAGGAGTTGCTACAAGACAAGCCTTAA
- the ankrd46b gene encoding ankyrin repeat domain-containing protein 46: MSYVFINDSSQTNVPLLQACIDGDLPFAKRLLETGCDPNIRDNRGRTGLHLAAARGNVDICRLLHKFGADLLATDYQGNTALHLCGHVDTIQFLVSNGLKIDICNHNGSTPLVLAKRRGVNKDAIRLLEGLEEQEVKGFNRGAHSKLETMQMADSESAMESHSLLNPNLQSSEGVLSSFRTTWQEFVEDLGFWRVLLLLVVIALLSLGIAYYVSGVLPFSTSQLELVH; encoded by the exons ATGTCCTATGTCTTCATCAACGACTCGTCGCAGACCAACGTGCCCCTGCTGCAGGCCTGCATCGATGGAGACCTGCCATTCGCCAAGAGGCTCCTGGAGACCGGCTGCGACCCCAACATCCGGGACAACCGGGGCCGCACGGGCCTGCACCTAGCCGCCGCCCGGGGGAACGTGGACATATGCCGCCTGCTGCACAAGTTCGGCGCCGACCTGCTGGCGACGGACTACCAGGGGAACACGGCGCTGCACCTGTGCGGCCACGTGGACACGATACAGTTCCTGGTGTCCAACGGGCTGAAGATCGATATCTG TAACCACAACGGCTCGACCCCGCTGGTGCTGGCGAAGAGACGCGGCGTCAACAAGGACGCCATCCGTCTGCTGGAGGGactggaggagcaggaggtgaAGGGCTTCAACAGAGGAGCTCACTCCAAGCTGGAGACCATGCAGATGGCCGACAGCgagag TGCGATGGAGAGCCACTCCTTACTCAACCCCAACCTGCAGAGCAGCGAGGGCGTCCTGTCCAGCTTCCGCACCACCTGGCAGGAGTTCGTGGAGGACCTGGGCTTCTGGAGGGTCCTGCTCCTGCTGGTGGTCATCGCCCTCTTGTCCCTGGGCATCGCCTACTACGTCAGCGGGGTGCTGCCGTTCTCCACCAGCCAGCTGGAGCTCGTGCACTAA
- the LOC132958471 gene encoding butyrophilin-like protein 8 isoform X2, giving the protein MQRSLSLLSALILLLLPCNPEDRVKTIRAFAGDPVILPCHTNVSESTVEWSSTVEEGLVPKTVLVFRDGCETHEMKDPAYWYRSSLIMDQLKNGNISLRISNVQLSDAGNYTCKMIRKEDHRNVLIELIVGAVSEPKLSFIPTVGVGVTLQCEASCWFPKPEITFLDDDDNIISAEDPKSELGPRGCFNITRRVTLQTATNRVSCRVHQPDMNQTRVTETFIPDGCMRSCTESILITVLVTVILCGLGLCVVYFFKRFFNSADGQKFPGFGRSSDHTTPRIEEGNCPPGNQAFFSEAPTDHVINVDDMKQSPDAYHDLSPESVDKPEGSTVLAPCVNDLVPTASSAFPSDGTYVSRSNSLSLHSPNRAKPKRRNTISRSSLVKVSEETEELLQDKP; this is encoded by the exons ATGCAGAGAAGTCTTTCCCTGCTCTCCGCCttgattctgctgctgctgccttgtAACCCCG AGGACCGCGTGAAGACCATCCGGGCCTTCGCTGGTGATCCGGTCATTCTGCCTTGCCACACCAATGTCAGCGAGTCAACAGTCGAGTGGTCCTCGACTGTTGAAGAAGGTTTGGTTCCAAAAACGGTCTTGGTGTTCCGCGACGGCTGTGAGACCCACGAGATGAAGGATCCGGCCTACTGGTACAGGAGCAGCCTCATCATGGACCAACTGAAAAACGGGAACATATCCCTGAGGATTTCCAATGTGCAGCTATCGGATGCGGGGAACTACACATGCAAGATGATCCGCAAGGAAGACCACAGGAATGTTCTTATAGAACTCATTGTCG GTGCTGTTTCGGAGCCCAAACTCTCCTTTATCCCAACCGTGGGTGTTGGAGTGACTCTCCAGTGTGAAGCCAGCTGCTGGTTCCCGAAGCCTGAGATAACTTTTCTTGATGACGATGACAACATCATCAGTGCTGAAGATCCAAAAAGTGAGCTTGGCCCCAGAGGATGTTTCAACATCACGAGGAGAGTGACCCTCCAGACCGCCACCAACag AGTCTCCTGCAGAGTTCACCAGCCTGACATGAACCAGACAAGAGTTACAGAGACTTTCATACCAG ATGGCTGCATGAGGTCCTGCACTGAATCCATCCTCATCACTGTTTTAGTAACTGTGATTCTCTGTGGATTAGGTTTATGTGTGGTCTACTTCTTCAAGAGATTCTTTAACTCTG cagATGGACAAAAATTTCCCGGGTTTGGGCGGTCATCAGATCATACAACCCCCAGGATTGAAGAAGGCAACTGTCCCCCAGGAAACCAAGCCTTTTTTTCTGAGGCTCCCACTGATCATGTAATAAACGTGGATGACATGAAGCAGAGTCCTGATGCATACCATGATCTTAGTCCAGAATCTGTCGACAAACCAGAAGGCAGTACCGTTTTAGCACCTTGTGTCAATGATCTGGTACCCACTGCTTCTTCAGCCTTCCCTTCAGATGGAACGTACGTTTCCCGTTCCAACAGCTTGTCTTTGCACAGTCCAAATAGAGCCAAGCCCAAACGTAGAAACACCATCTCGCGCTCAAGTCTTGTTAAGGTATCTGAAGAAACGGAGGAGTTGCTACAAGACAAGCCTTAA